From Caretta caretta isolate rCarCar2 chromosome 14, rCarCar1.hap1, whole genome shotgun sequence, the proteins below share one genomic window:
- the TRIM25 gene encoding E3 ubiquitin/ISG15 ligase TRIM25 isoform X3, producing the protein MADLVRAPSVPSLAGLEEELTCSICLSLFESPVTTPCGHNFCGPCLDVTWSGLLAGFSCPQCRASFPRRPELQKNTVLCRVVEQFQSAQPAGPAEEKKGWDGSRSEVACDSCLEAAAAKTCLTCMASFCLEHLRPHQESPAFRDHPLCPPLRDLQRRKCQEHNKLLEFFCREHASCICCVCLVSHRTCLTGPVPQAKAEKESQLKNRLTELYSQSEKASLALDEVRVLQRQTSETAARKMDLLRSEFLEIKALIEEEENQAMKKVEEEEKRVCDKFDYVHNVLGKKKNEIQVIRDQIEMTLTEDDDITFLKKAAKLRQTSTKDVFIPRIDLDQNLIHTIYQGAFSLKEIVKRTVNQPQEKKMEANPQWKPKAFQINTSNKLSASGRKAVGSQAPKIGKAPQKPQSESSEDADTRDKKKPAKSAPNTANPGATSLESFLTKSREELLEYAAKITLDFNTAHNKVLLSDRNTKMSVSEIPQKYNPHPQRFTYCSQVLGFQCFKRGIHYWEVELQRNNFCGIGICYGSMEREGADSRLGRNSNSWCIEWFNSKISAWHNDLEKCLPNTKATKIGVLLNYEGGFVIFLGVGEKHNLIYKFRAQFTEALYPAFWVFSSGTILSLCQLK; encoded by the exons ATGGCGGACCTAGTGCGGGCGCCGTCCGTGCCCTCCCTGGCCGGGCTGGAAGAGGAGCTCACCTGCTCCATCTGCCTGAGCCTCTTCGAGAGCCCGGTCACCACGCCCTGCGGCCACAACTTCTGCGGGCCCTGCCTGGACGTCACCTGGAGCGGCCTCCTGGCGGGCTTCAGCTGCCCGCAGTGCCGGGCCAGCTTCCCGCGCCGGCCGGAGCTGCAGAAAAACACGGTGCTGTGCCGGGTggtggagcagttccagagcgcCCAGCCCGCGGGCCCGGCCGAGGAGAAGAAGGGCTGGGACGGGAGCCGCTCCGAGGTGGCCTGCGACAGCTGCCTGGAGGCCGCGGCGGCCAAGACCTGCCTCACCTGCATGGCCTCCTTCTGCCTGGAGCACCTGCGGCCGCACCAGGAGAGCCCGGCCTTCCGCGACCACCCGCTGTGCCCGCCCCTGCGCGACCTGCAGCGGAGGAAGTGCCAGGAGCACAACAAGCTGCTGGAGTTCTTCTGCCGGGAGCACGCCAGCTGCATCTGCTGCGTCTGCCTGGTCAGCCACCGGACCTGCCTCACCGGCCCGGTGCCGCAGGCCAAGGCGGAGAAGGAG TCACAGCTAAAGAACAGACTGACGGAGCTGTATAGTCAGAGTGAAAAAGCTTCTCTGGCACTGGATGAAGTGAGGGTGCTGCAAAGACAAACCAGT GAGACAGCTGCCCGAAAGATGGATTTGCTCAGAAGTGAGTTCTTGGAAATTAAAGCTTtaatagaagaagaagaaaaccagGCAATGAAGAAGGTTGAAGAAGAGGAAAAGCGAGTCTGTGATAAGTTTGATTATGTCCATAACGTCctgggaaagaagaaaaatgaaattcaggtcATCAGGGACCAGATTGAAATGACACTGACTGAAGATGAtgacattacatttttaaag AAAGCAGCGAAATTGCGACAGACTTCAACCAAAGATGTTTTCATCCCCAGAATCGATCTGGACCAAAACTTGATACACACCATTTATCAAGGTGCCTTTTCCCTTAAAGAAATAGTGAAACGAACGGTGAATCAACCTCAGGAGAAGAAAATGGAAG CAAATCCACAGTGGAAACCTAAGGCTTTTCAAATAAACACTTCAAATAAACTCTCGGCATCTGGAAGAAAAGCTGTGGGATCAC AAGCTCCAAAAATAGGTAAAGCCCCTCAGAAGCCTCAGTCGGAGTCGAGTGAGGATGCAGACACGA GGgataaaaaaaaacctgccaaaTCTG CACCAAACACTGCGAATCCAGGTGCAACATCTCTTGAAAGCTTTTTAACAAAATCGAGAGAGGAGCTTCTGGAGT ATGCTGCTAAAATCACGCTGGATTTCAACACCGCTCATAACAAAGTGCTGTTATCAGACAGAAACACCAAGATGTCGGTCTCTGAAATACCCCAGAAGTATAACCCCCACCCTCAGCGCTTCACCTACTGTTCCCAAGTGCTGGGCTTCCAGTGCTTCAAGAGGGGCATCCACTACTGGGAAGTGGAACTGCAACGGAATAACTTCTGCGGCATCGGCATCTGCTACGGGAGCATGGAGAGGGAAGGGGCGGACAGCCGCCTGGGGAGGAACAGCAACTCCTGGTGCATTGAGTGGTTTAATTCAAAAATTTCAGCCTGGCATAACGATCTCGAGAAATGTCTGCCCAACACCAAGGCCACCAAGATTGGTGTGCTGCTCAATTATGAGGGAGGCTTCGTTATTTTCCTGGGTGTTGGCGAGAAACATAACCTGATCTACAAATTTAGAGCGCAGTTCACTGAAGCGCTCTATCCTGCTTTCTGGGTGTTTTCCAGTGGCACTATCCTTTCGCTGTGCCAGCTGAAATAA
- the TRIM25 gene encoding E3 ubiquitin/ISG15 ligase TRIM25 isoform X1, translated as MADLVRAPSVPSLAGLEEELTCSICLSLFESPVTTPCGHNFCGPCLDVTWSGLLAGFSCPQCRASFPRRPELQKNTVLCRVVEQFQSAQPAGPAEEKKGWDGSRSEVACDSCLEAAAAKTCLTCMASFCLEHLRPHQESPAFRDHPLCPPLRDLQRRKCQEHNKLLEFFCREHASCICCVCLVSHRTCLTGPVPQAKAEKESQLKNRLTELYSQSEKASLALDEVRVLQRQTSETAARKMDLLRSEFLEIKALIEEEENQAMKKVEEEEKRVCDKFDYVHNVLGKKKNEIQVIRDQIEMTLTEDDDITFLKKAAKLRQTSTKDVFIPRIDLDQNLIHTIYQGAFSLKEIVKRTVNQPQEKKMEAGGQSRLSVEEKANPQWKPKAFQINTSNKLSASGRKAVGSQAPKIGKAPQKPQSESSEDADTRDKKKPAKSAPNTANPGATSLESFLTKSREELLEYAAKITLDFNTAHNKVLLSDRNTKMSVSEIPQKYNPHPQRFTYCSQVLGFQCFKRGIHYWEVELQRNNFCGIGICYGSMEREGADSRLGRNSNSWCIEWFNSKISAWHNDLEKCLPNTKATKIGVLLNYEGGFVIFLGVGEKHNLIYKFRAQFTEALYPAFWVFSSGTILSLCQLK; from the exons ATGGCGGACCTAGTGCGGGCGCCGTCCGTGCCCTCCCTGGCCGGGCTGGAAGAGGAGCTCACCTGCTCCATCTGCCTGAGCCTCTTCGAGAGCCCGGTCACCACGCCCTGCGGCCACAACTTCTGCGGGCCCTGCCTGGACGTCACCTGGAGCGGCCTCCTGGCGGGCTTCAGCTGCCCGCAGTGCCGGGCCAGCTTCCCGCGCCGGCCGGAGCTGCAGAAAAACACGGTGCTGTGCCGGGTggtggagcagttccagagcgcCCAGCCCGCGGGCCCGGCCGAGGAGAAGAAGGGCTGGGACGGGAGCCGCTCCGAGGTGGCCTGCGACAGCTGCCTGGAGGCCGCGGCGGCCAAGACCTGCCTCACCTGCATGGCCTCCTTCTGCCTGGAGCACCTGCGGCCGCACCAGGAGAGCCCGGCCTTCCGCGACCACCCGCTGTGCCCGCCCCTGCGCGACCTGCAGCGGAGGAAGTGCCAGGAGCACAACAAGCTGCTGGAGTTCTTCTGCCGGGAGCACGCCAGCTGCATCTGCTGCGTCTGCCTGGTCAGCCACCGGACCTGCCTCACCGGCCCGGTGCCGCAGGCCAAGGCGGAGAAGGAG TCACAGCTAAAGAACAGACTGACGGAGCTGTATAGTCAGAGTGAAAAAGCTTCTCTGGCACTGGATGAAGTGAGGGTGCTGCAAAGACAAACCAGT GAGACAGCTGCCCGAAAGATGGATTTGCTCAGAAGTGAGTTCTTGGAAATTAAAGCTTtaatagaagaagaagaaaaccagGCAATGAAGAAGGTTGAAGAAGAGGAAAAGCGAGTCTGTGATAAGTTTGATTATGTCCATAACGTCctgggaaagaagaaaaatgaaattcaggtcATCAGGGACCAGATTGAAATGACACTGACTGAAGATGAtgacattacatttttaaag AAAGCAGCGAAATTGCGACAGACTTCAACCAAAGATGTTTTCATCCCCAGAATCGATCTGGACCAAAACTTGATACACACCATTTATCAAGGTGCCTTTTCCCTTAAAGAAATAGTGAAACGAACGGTGAATCAACCTCAGGAGAAGAAAATGGAAG CAGGTGGACAGTCCAGACTAAGTGTGGAGGAGAAGG CAAATCCACAGTGGAAACCTAAGGCTTTTCAAATAAACACTTCAAATAAACTCTCGGCATCTGGAAGAAAAGCTGTGGGATCAC AAGCTCCAAAAATAGGTAAAGCCCCTCAGAAGCCTCAGTCGGAGTCGAGTGAGGATGCAGACACGA GGgataaaaaaaaacctgccaaaTCTG CACCAAACACTGCGAATCCAGGTGCAACATCTCTTGAAAGCTTTTTAACAAAATCGAGAGAGGAGCTTCTGGAGT ATGCTGCTAAAATCACGCTGGATTTCAACACCGCTCATAACAAAGTGCTGTTATCAGACAGAAACACCAAGATGTCGGTCTCTGAAATACCCCAGAAGTATAACCCCCACCCTCAGCGCTTCACCTACTGTTCCCAAGTGCTGGGCTTCCAGTGCTTCAAGAGGGGCATCCACTACTGGGAAGTGGAACTGCAACGGAATAACTTCTGCGGCATCGGCATCTGCTACGGGAGCATGGAGAGGGAAGGGGCGGACAGCCGCCTGGGGAGGAACAGCAACTCCTGGTGCATTGAGTGGTTTAATTCAAAAATTTCAGCCTGGCATAACGATCTCGAGAAATGTCTGCCCAACACCAAGGCCACCAAGATTGGTGTGCTGCTCAATTATGAGGGAGGCTTCGTTATTTTCCTGGGTGTTGGCGAGAAACATAACCTGATCTACAAATTTAGAGCGCAGTTCACTGAAGCGCTCTATCCTGCTTTCTGGGTGTTTTCCAGTGGCACTATCCTTTCGCTGTGCCAGCTGAAATAA
- the TRIM25 gene encoding E3 ubiquitin/ISG15 ligase TRIM25 isoform X2, with the protein MADLVRAPSVPSLAGLEEELTCSICLSLFESPVTTPCGHNFCGPCLDVTWSGLLAGFSCPQCRASFPRRPELQKNTVLCRVVEQFQSAQPAGPAEEKKGWDGSRSEVACDSCLEAAAAKTCLTCMASFCLEHLRPHQESPAFRDHPLCPPLRDLQRRKCQEHNKLLEFFCREHASCICCVCLVSHRTCLTGPVPQAKAEKESQLKNRLTELYSQSEKASLALDEVRVLQRQTSETAARKMDLLRSEFLEIKALIEEEENQAMKKVEEEEKRVCDKFDYVHNVLGKKKNEIQVIRDQIEMTLTEDDDITFLKKAAKLRQTSTKDVFIPRIDLDQNLIHTIYQGAFSLKEIVKRTVNQPQEKKMEAGGQSRLSVEEKANPQWKPKAFQINTSNKLSASGRKAVGSPPKIGKAPQKPQSESSEDADTRDKKKPAKSAPNTANPGATSLESFLTKSREELLEYAAKITLDFNTAHNKVLLSDRNTKMSVSEIPQKYNPHPQRFTYCSQVLGFQCFKRGIHYWEVELQRNNFCGIGICYGSMEREGADSRLGRNSNSWCIEWFNSKISAWHNDLEKCLPNTKATKIGVLLNYEGGFVIFLGVGEKHNLIYKFRAQFTEALYPAFWVFSSGTILSLCQLK; encoded by the exons ATGGCGGACCTAGTGCGGGCGCCGTCCGTGCCCTCCCTGGCCGGGCTGGAAGAGGAGCTCACCTGCTCCATCTGCCTGAGCCTCTTCGAGAGCCCGGTCACCACGCCCTGCGGCCACAACTTCTGCGGGCCCTGCCTGGACGTCACCTGGAGCGGCCTCCTGGCGGGCTTCAGCTGCCCGCAGTGCCGGGCCAGCTTCCCGCGCCGGCCGGAGCTGCAGAAAAACACGGTGCTGTGCCGGGTggtggagcagttccagagcgcCCAGCCCGCGGGCCCGGCCGAGGAGAAGAAGGGCTGGGACGGGAGCCGCTCCGAGGTGGCCTGCGACAGCTGCCTGGAGGCCGCGGCGGCCAAGACCTGCCTCACCTGCATGGCCTCCTTCTGCCTGGAGCACCTGCGGCCGCACCAGGAGAGCCCGGCCTTCCGCGACCACCCGCTGTGCCCGCCCCTGCGCGACCTGCAGCGGAGGAAGTGCCAGGAGCACAACAAGCTGCTGGAGTTCTTCTGCCGGGAGCACGCCAGCTGCATCTGCTGCGTCTGCCTGGTCAGCCACCGGACCTGCCTCACCGGCCCGGTGCCGCAGGCCAAGGCGGAGAAGGAG TCACAGCTAAAGAACAGACTGACGGAGCTGTATAGTCAGAGTGAAAAAGCTTCTCTGGCACTGGATGAAGTGAGGGTGCTGCAAAGACAAACCAGT GAGACAGCTGCCCGAAAGATGGATTTGCTCAGAAGTGAGTTCTTGGAAATTAAAGCTTtaatagaagaagaagaaaaccagGCAATGAAGAAGGTTGAAGAAGAGGAAAAGCGAGTCTGTGATAAGTTTGATTATGTCCATAACGTCctgggaaagaagaaaaatgaaattcaggtcATCAGGGACCAGATTGAAATGACACTGACTGAAGATGAtgacattacatttttaaag AAAGCAGCGAAATTGCGACAGACTTCAACCAAAGATGTTTTCATCCCCAGAATCGATCTGGACCAAAACTTGATACACACCATTTATCAAGGTGCCTTTTCCCTTAAAGAAATAGTGAAACGAACGGTGAATCAACCTCAGGAGAAGAAAATGGAAG CAGGTGGACAGTCCAGACTAAGTGTGGAGGAGAAGG CAAATCCACAGTGGAAACCTAAGGCTTTTCAAATAAACACTTCAAATAAACTCTCGGCATCTGGAAGAAAAGCTGTGGGATCAC CTCCAAAAATAGGTAAAGCCCCTCAGAAGCCTCAGTCGGAGTCGAGTGAGGATGCAGACACGA GGgataaaaaaaaacctgccaaaTCTG CACCAAACACTGCGAATCCAGGTGCAACATCTCTTGAAAGCTTTTTAACAAAATCGAGAGAGGAGCTTCTGGAGT ATGCTGCTAAAATCACGCTGGATTTCAACACCGCTCATAACAAAGTGCTGTTATCAGACAGAAACACCAAGATGTCGGTCTCTGAAATACCCCAGAAGTATAACCCCCACCCTCAGCGCTTCACCTACTGTTCCCAAGTGCTGGGCTTCCAGTGCTTCAAGAGGGGCATCCACTACTGGGAAGTGGAACTGCAACGGAATAACTTCTGCGGCATCGGCATCTGCTACGGGAGCATGGAGAGGGAAGGGGCGGACAGCCGCCTGGGGAGGAACAGCAACTCCTGGTGCATTGAGTGGTTTAATTCAAAAATTTCAGCCTGGCATAACGATCTCGAGAAATGTCTGCCCAACACCAAGGCCACCAAGATTGGTGTGCTGCTCAATTATGAGGGAGGCTTCGTTATTTTCCTGGGTGTTGGCGAGAAACATAACCTGATCTACAAATTTAGAGCGCAGTTCACTGAAGCGCTCTATCCTGCTTTCTGGGTGTTTTCCAGTGGCACTATCCTTTCGCTGTGCCAGCTGAAATAA
- the LOC125621733 gene encoding meteorin-like protein isoform X2 — MGYPRSRSSGLSWEPRSRTVEQVHLRCTEGSLEWLYPARALRVVLEPNLSSTRHTTVCIKPASDFQGASIYVERAGQLHLVVSEAEEARLRHVSCFSAHTPQRVALFLQASPQRDISRRMASFQYELLSNQSAAGPDFQKMALVEAMCRPCDNMELLMAICSSDFVVRGSIQNVSHDPENHMSQVEVSVQKVYRQKNKIFRQDEATGEWRGPIKTLLQCKVKKGAGDFLFTGNEHFGEAWLGCAPRFKDFNSIYQTARDRGTNPCEFQFS, encoded by the exons ATGGGTTACCCCAGATCACGAAGCAG TGGTTTAAGTTGGGAACCCCGTTCCCGCACCGTGGAGCAGGTCCACCTACGCTGCACCGAGGGCTCCCTGGAATGGCTGTATCCAGCCCGAGCCCTGCGTGTTGTCCTGGAGCCCAACTTGTCGAGCACCAGACACACCACGGTCTGCATCAAGCCAGCGAGTGACTTCCAGGGTGCCAGCATCTACGTGGAGCGCGCCGGGCAGCTGCACCTGGTGGTGAGCGAAGCCGAGGAGGCGCGGCTGCGCCACGTGTCCTGTTTCAGTGCCCACACGCCACAGCGGGTCGCCCTTTTCCTGCAGGCTAGCCCGCAGAGGGATATCAGCCGCAGGATGGCCAGCTTCCAGTACGAGCTGCTGAGCAACCAGAGTGCGGCGGGCCCTGACTTCCAGAAAATGGCCCTTGTGGAAG CGATGTGCCGTCCTTGTGACAACATGGAGCTTCTGATGGCCATTTGCAGCAGTGATTTTG TCGTGAGAGGATCGATCCAAAATGTTTCCCATGACCCTGAAAATCACATGTCCCAGGTTGAAGTCAGCGTCCAGAAAGTCTACAGgcagaaaaacaaaattttccGACAGGACGAAGCAACTGGTGAATGGAGGGGCCCCATAAAAACCCTGCTGCAGTGCAAGGTAAAGAAAGGTGCTGGAGATTTCCTGTTCACTGGCAATGAACATTTTGGAGAAGCTTGGCTGGGCTGTGCCCCTAGATTTAAGGACTTCAATTCTATTTACCAAACAGCCAGAGACAGGGGAACAAACCCATGTGAGTTTCAGTTTAGCTGA
- the LOC125621733 gene encoding meteorin-like protein isoform X1 has translation MSLGRLLLLLLAGSGLEPCAADRCSWKGSGLSWEPRSRTVEQVHLRCTEGSLEWLYPARALRVVLEPNLSSTRHTTVCIKPASDFQGASIYVERAGQLHLVVSEAEEARLRHVSCFSAHTPQRVALFLQASPQRDISRRMASFQYELLSNQSAAGPDFQKMALVEAMCRPCDNMELLMAICSSDFVVRGSIQNVSHDPENHMSQVEVSVQKVYRQKNKIFRQDEATGEWRGPIKTLLQCKVKKGAGDFLFTGNEHFGEAWLGCAPRFKDFNSIYQTARDRGTNPCEFQFS, from the exons ATGTCCCtcgggcggctgctgctgctgctgctggcggggagcGGGCTGGAGCCCTGCGCCGCCGACCGCTGCAGCTGGAAGGGGAG TGGTTTAAGTTGGGAACCCCGTTCCCGCACCGTGGAGCAGGTCCACCTACGCTGCACCGAGGGCTCCCTGGAATGGCTGTATCCAGCCCGAGCCCTGCGTGTTGTCCTGGAGCCCAACTTGTCGAGCACCAGACACACCACGGTCTGCATCAAGCCAGCGAGTGACTTCCAGGGTGCCAGCATCTACGTGGAGCGCGCCGGGCAGCTGCACCTGGTGGTGAGCGAAGCCGAGGAGGCGCGGCTGCGCCACGTGTCCTGTTTCAGTGCCCACACGCCACAGCGGGTCGCCCTTTTCCTGCAGGCTAGCCCGCAGAGGGATATCAGCCGCAGGATGGCCAGCTTCCAGTACGAGCTGCTGAGCAACCAGAGTGCGGCGGGCCCTGACTTCCAGAAAATGGCCCTTGTGGAAG CGATGTGCCGTCCTTGTGACAACATGGAGCTTCTGATGGCCATTTGCAGCAGTGATTTTG TCGTGAGAGGATCGATCCAAAATGTTTCCCATGACCCTGAAAATCACATGTCCCAGGTTGAAGTCAGCGTCCAGAAAGTCTACAGgcagaaaaacaaaattttccGACAGGACGAAGCAACTGGTGAATGGAGGGGCCCCATAAAAACCCTGCTGCAGTGCAAGGTAAAGAAAGGTGCTGGAGATTTCCTGTTCACTGGCAATGAACATTTTGGAGAAGCTTGGCTGGGCTGTGCCCCTAGATTTAAGGACTTCAATTCTATTTACCAAACAGCCAGAGACAGGGGAACAAACCCATGTGAGTTTCAGTTTAGCTGA